Part of the Candidatus Moraniibacteriota bacterium genome is shown below.
CGCCAGAGAGCTTGATTTTGAATTGCTCGCTCAGATATTCAGCAAGCGCGGTATGTGCTCTGTCGGGATTGTCGGATACGGACTTCGACTGCATGACGAGTGTCTCAATTCGATCGGAGAAGTTTCGTGCTTGTTTTTTGTTCCAGCCACCGCCACCCTTCTCTGGATCCAGGTCGAGCTTATTGGAAAATTGCTCCCGGTCGATATTGTTGAATAGGTATTCTTTGAGGAAGCTTTCTGCTGATGCAAGTTGTTCTTCGGTGAGGTTGGAGAGAACATGAGCGAGGAGTTGTTTTGCCTTGAAGGGGATGAGGAGCACGTTCATTTGCTGAGAAGAGAGGCTTCGGAATGATCCCATGAGCATCTTAAGTTCTGGTGGAAGATTATCCTCAACCACTTCTTGTTCGGGTTTTTTCACTTCGATTTTTCGTTTGTCTTTTTGTATGACTTCCTTTTCAATGCGTCCATCCTTCATGTAGATGACACGGTCGGCATAAGGGAGATGCTCGGCATTGTGCGTCACCATGATGATGGTTTTCTTGTCGATATCATTGAGTTCTTTGAGAATTTCGAGCACATTTTGTGCAGACTCGCTATCGAGGTTGCCGACAGGTTCGTCCGCGAGGATAATCTCTGGATTATTGACGAGAGATCTCGCAATGGCGACGCGTTGTTTTTGTCCACCAGAAAGTTGGCTTGGGAACTTGTCCATCTGTTCGGCGATGCCGAAACGCCGAAGAAGTTTGATGCCGTCTTTGCGACGACTTGCGACATTTTCGCCGCGAAATGTTTTTGGGAGACAGACATTTTCAACAATATTGAGCGAGGGGATGAGGTAGAATGCCTGAAAAACCATCCCAATCCACATTTGGTGGAATTCGAGTTCTTCGCGCACGGTCATTTTCGAAAGAGGTTTTTGCTTGACGATGACGTCGCCATACGTTGGCTTCTGCAGTCCAGATATGGAATACAAAAGCGTTGACTTTCCGCATCCGGAAGGTCCGTAGATAATGATGTATTCCTCTGGATAAATTTCCAGGTTGGTTTCTTCGAGTGCGCGGACTTCGTTTGATTTTCCCTGATTGTAAATCACGCGAAGGCGATTGATAGCAATGATTGGTTCCGACATAGAAAGGGCGCGAATTGCAAATACGGCATCTCTTTGTGTATTATACCATTCTTTGATTTTTCACACGCGTGGTATACTGAAAACAATATTTTTCAAAGAGGTGTGCAGAGTGTCGCTGGAGGGTTTTTGTTGCGTGCGCTCTTTGTGCAATGAGATGAGAGTATGAGAATAAAAAGAAAAGATGTCAGTGTCCTGATTGTTGATGATGATCAATCGACACGAGAAGTGTATCGCGACCTCTTGAAACTCGCAGGGTTTTCCATTATCGAATCTCCTAATGGGAAAGATGCGCTTGCGAAATTCAAGAAGCATCTTCCACAGGTAGTCTTTACTGGCATTGATCTTCCGGAATCGGATGGTTTTTCGCTTATCACAAATATTCGCGCGAGCGATCTCTCGCAGCCATTTTTCATCGTAAATAGTCACAATGATCGCCAGATTGATCGTGCCAAGGCGGTTGAATTTAATGTTGATGGATTTTTTGTGCGCGGTTTCTCGGCGCCGAAGAATGTGATTGATTTGATTATGGCACTTACAAAGAATCGAAGCGTGCATCATTCCTGGGGGGCTGACCCGATATTTTGGGATCGGTCTCGTTTCGAGGGTGTTACGGAGAAATATGGTATGAAATTGTTTCTCATTTCGGCTATTGCTATATTTTCAGCGCTTCTTATTGCGCTTTTTGTGCGCAGCAGGTAGATTTGGCGGGGTATTTTGCAAAGGGTGTATGCCCTTTTTCTTTTTTCAGGTATACTGATGAACTTGATGAGAGAGTTGTTCTGTTGAGCTGTATTTTTGAAATGTATGAGATGGAGAATAAAATTTCGGCACTTTGCTATCGCGGTTTCCCTTATTGCATGGCCTCTCGTTGGGATGTTTTCGGCGGTCAGTATCGCACATGCCGATGACCCCTTAGTTATCGAAGTCCTTGAGCGCTCTGATTGTGCGCATTGTCAAGAAGAAAAGAATTTTCTCTCCAATCTCGCTGCGCACCGAGATGATTTCTCGGTGAAACTCTTTGATATAGATGGCGAGGGGAAAGATCTCTTCAATCGAATTACCGCTCTAGAGAGACTTCCAAAGGCAACGCCAGTCACTATTGTCGGTGGGACAATCTTGCAGGGATTCGACACAGCTGAGACAACGGGGCGTCGTATCGAAGCGCTTCTTGATGCAAGTAAGGGGAAAGAGCAAATCACTTTTGAGCAATACCTCGTGGCAGACAGAGATCATCGCGCTTCGAAAGCGGAGCAGGTGGTGGGAGGTTCATGCGCGGATGGGACGACCTGCGCATTGCCCAATACTGAGTCGTATCTCGTTTCCATTCCATTTGTCGGAAAGACGGTGGATATTTCGCAATTTTCTCTCCCCACGCTCTCGGTGGTACTCGGATTCGTCGATGGATTCAACCCGTGCGCTATGTGGGTCCTTGTGACATTTCTCATCTTGCTTGCACAGACAGGATCGCGGAAGAAACTCTTGCAGGTTGCCGGACTCTTCATTGTGGCGGAGACGGTCATGTACTATCTCATTTTGAATGTGTGGTTTACGACGTGGAATTTCATCGGGCTCGATCGTATCGTGACGCCGATTGTGGGTATTGTCGCCACGGGTGGCGGCGTATTTTTTCTCTATGAATGGTACAAATCGCTTGGTACGAAGATGGCGTGTCAGATTGTTGATGCTGAGAATCGCTCAAAGATTGTTCAGAAAATCAAGGCATTTATTACGGGAGACTTTACCGTTCTTGCAGCACTTGGTATCATCGGACTTGCCTTCACAGTGAATATCATCGAATTCGCCTGCTCAATCGGTATTCCCCAGGCGTTTACCAAAATCATCGAGCTCAATCACTTGGGATTTTGGCAGACACAGTCGCTCATGGCGATATATATCTTCTTTTACATGATTGATGATTTGTTGGTGTTTGGACTGGCGATTTGGGGATTTGAGAAGATGCATCTGACAGAGAAATATTCACAGTGGTCGGCGTTCATTGGTGGTGTACTGATGCTTGTACTCGGGTATTTGCTTATGTTTCGTCCGGACATCATCAGTCGGCTTGGCTAAGGTTGGAAAGAAATCGCATATGTGAGATACTGCATGAATATCGTGATACTTTCTTGCACGGTGTGGATTTGAAAACGAAGCTCCCATTTTGGCAGGAAGAAAAGAAAATAATAAATACTTAAAATTTTTCTTATGGAAAAAGAACAGCAGGAAACGCCGATTCGGCGTCGACGGTCAGAGGGGTCACTCGTTGCCTCGAGTATGTGGGGCGCAGGGATACTGGTTTCGATTGCGATTGTTGCGGGTTCGACCGCGATAACATTTGCCATTCTCAAGTCGAGTCTTTTTACCTCGCTTGATGCGGCGCAGAGTGGTACGGTGACGGCGCCGACTGCGGGAAATCAAGGATCTCAACCGGCAGCAAATGCGCCAGCACCAGCGCCAACACCAGCTGCGAAGACGGTAGCAACTGCTTCAATGGGGACATCTCCAGTACTCGGGAATCCGAAAACGGCGAAAGTGGCAATCGTTGAATGGACTGACCTCGAATGCCCGTTTTGCAAGCAGTTCCATGAGCAAACATTTGATTCTATTGTGAAGGACTATGTGGATACGGGAAAAATACTTTTCGTTGTCCGGAATTATCCTTTGGATTTCCATGGCGATGCATCGATTAAAGAAGCGAATGCAGCACTCTGCGTACGCGAAGCTGCTGGAGACAAAGCATACTTTTCCTTTGTGAATGATGTCTATACGACGACAGGGACGAATGGCAAGGGTATGCCAGATGAAACATTGGCGAATCTTGCGACAAAAGCAGGTGGGAAGTCGCTTGCGTCGTGTATGGACAGCCGGAAATTTAAGAGCGTGATTGATGCTGATTTGCAAGAAGGGACAACTTCGGGTATATCTGGCACACCAGGCTTTGTTATAGGGAAAATTGGCAGTAATGGCTCGGTCGAAGGCGAGCTTATCTCCGGCGCGATGCCGTACGCAGAATTCAAAAAGGCAATTGATACCGCATTGGGTGCGTAGAGCCTGGTAAATCAATGTCTCTTGGCGTCTATTGAGAAAGGCTATTTTTCTGAAAAACAGTGCGGAGGTTTTCCTTGTCGACACTTCTTTAGCAGAGTCTTACTGTGTTTATGCTGCCGTTTGATGTGACTGATGAGGAAGGAAGAGATGAGCCACTCGCTGTCGGAGCTTTTCTCGATGTCTTGAACGAAAGTTTTGTCGGCATGCGCCTCTCTCTTCGAGGCGAGGTGTCTGGTGTTGAAGATCGACGGAATGTCATCTACTTTTCTCTCAAGGACGCTGATGGAGAAGCTATGTTGTCGTGCCTCATATTTCGAAATGATTTCTTGCTTCATGGCGTCACTCTCGAAGAAGGGCAGGAAATAATCGTTGAGGGCGTGCCAAATATTTGGAAGCCGAGAGGGCGACTGTCTTTTCGTGTGTCTGTGATGCGACTTGCCGGCATGGGCGCGCTCAAACGAGCGTATGACGAACTTCGGCTGAAACTTGAGCGTGAAGGCATATTTTTGCCCGAGAAGAAGCGTGCGATTCCGCCGTTCCCGCGAAGAGTGGCGCTCATCACTTCTCGTGAAGGGGCGGCTATTGGTGATTTCGCTGCCAATCTTGGGCGGTATGGGTTTTCGATTACCTTGTTTGATGCACATGTCGAGGGAAAGCGATCTGTTGGCGATATACTCGAAGGCATAGCTTTTTTCAATCAACATCCGGAAGACTGGGATGTGCTCGTTATTATTCGCGGCGGCGGGAGCCTCGAGAGCCTCGAGGCTTTCAATAGTGAACGTGTAGTTCGTGCTATTGCAGAGTCAGTTATTCCGACGCTTGCCGGTATCGGGCATGAAAAAGACGTATCGCTTGCAGCACTTGCGGCGGATGTCATGGTTTCGACGCCGACAGCAACTGCCAAAGCGCTGAGTGTGTCTGAGGAAGAAGCGAGGGAGAAACTTGCTCTCTTTGCGCGAAGTATACTTGAGAATTTTCAAGGTGGAATATTTGATGTTGCGGAGCGGATTCGAGAGTACTCGAATACTCTGCGTCGGGCGAGTGAACGCGTGGTGGCGCCAATCAGAGAGATTGATCGTGTTGGTATTCGTCTCTCGTCGACATTTTCCTCGTGGTGTGAAAGGGCGCGCACAGAGCAATTGCATATTTCACGTGCGCTTCTTCGGTTCGCTACTGTGTCGGCGATGCAGAAACGACTAGATGCTGTCGCTTCGCGGATTGAAATGGGGAATCCGAAGCATTTCTTGGAGCGCGGATATAGCGTGCTTCGGAAGAATGGTCGTGTTGTCAGAAATGTCTCAGATGTCGCTGTTGGAGAGGTGTTCGAGGCGCTTCTTGTTGACGGAAGCATCGAGGCAAATGTGACAGACATTCGACGCAACAAGAAATAACGCTTGGAAAATGAAGTGATGATGGGTATTTAATCAACTCAAAGGTATCTCTATGAAAAAAACAGACGCAGTGTCTATAGATGAAACACTGAAGAAACTTGAGCAGATAGCAGTATGGTTTGAAACACAAAGCGAACCAAATCTTGAGGAGGGGTTGAAAAGAATTGAAGAAGCAGCGGTGCTTCTTGAGGCGAGTCGGAAGCGTCTCGGCGAGATAGAGAATCGATTCGACGAAGTAAAGAAAAAAATGGACTGAGAATTTTTTGGAATTCATAGTTTTTGGTGGCGAGATATGGTATATTTTCAAGCAGAACACGGTAGGGAAATTTGCTAGAACTATTTCTTTTGCAATTCAGGTATTGAAATGGCATGTCCCCCCGCGTGTCTTCGAGGGATTTTTGTGGATGTAGAAGGAGAATTGAAGAGTGTGTTGTCGTAGAAATATGGTGTCGCTTAACCGAGAATTTTTTGGAAGGCATCTTTCTGTGCGAAGAAGGTTTCTTTTTGCTGCGTTTCTGGTATTTTTTCTGAGTCTCACGGCGATATTTGCTGTGAAGAAAAGCACGGCTTTCTCCACGGATTCAGCAATTTCTTTCGAGGTGGCAGATGCTGGTCTTCGTCTCTATTTGGAGAAATACCAAGGCGCTTCTCAGGGTGCTTCTCTCGGAACTCTTGGAACGTGCTCAGGCGGTATATTTAGCGGAGACTATTTTACTATCGGGAAATACGAAGTGACATTCTATGGGAGTGGAGACCAAAAACTTGGATGTGGTAGCAAACTTGCCTCGGTGGTAGTGGTGCGGAGCATAAGTTTCTATCGTGGTATGTCTATGGTAGTCCAACGGCAGGTACGAGCAGATGATGGAAGTGTCCAGTCTCCAATGCCGACCCCTACACCGAATCCAATTCCTACCCCAACGCCCACTCCTGTTCCAACTCCCACGCCTACTCCCACTCCACCATCATTGCGAGATGTTTCATACAAAGGTGGACTCTTGCTAGACGTCTATCCTGCTGCAAATGGAAATACCAATGCGCCAGTACTTCTCTTTCTCCATAGTGGCGGATGGTACAAGGGCGACAAAACGGATGATGCGGCTCGTTTGGGAGCGAGTCTTTCGGCGCTTGGCATAACAGTGATTGCTCCAAACTACACGCTTGTGCCTTCAGGGTATTATCCGACACCGCTTCTGGATACGGATTGCGCGCGTCGATGGATTGTTGCCAATGCCTCGGCGTATGGTTTCGACGTGAATAGGATTTCTCTTGGTGGATATTCTTCCGGTGCACATATAGCGTTGCTCTATGGTCTTCGACCATCCGCATATCAAGACACGTCGTGTCCATGGAGTGCTTCCTCACCATCTCTCAAGAACATTGTGGCACTTGCTGGTCCAACCAATCTCGCAACAATCACGGGTGATGTCCGCACAATGGCGAATAATTTTCTGAATGGCGCTTCAGCAGTTGAGGCGAGTCCGATTACGTATGCGGGTAATCGAAATTCCTCTCGCTTCCTTCTTTTGCAGACACAGGATGATGAACTTGTTTCTTTTGGTGGGCAGGCAGAGCCGTTTTACAGTGCTCTCCTTGCTTCGAATCCATCAACGGTGCAAGCAAAATGGTATGCAAGTGGCGGACATCTTTTTGCTTACTCCGTAGGGACGGCGACCTATCGTGATGTAGTAAATAGAATTCAAGCATTTCTCGCGCCGTGAGGAATATAAATTTGTGGATGAAATTGATGCTTGCTTTGCGTGAGAATGTTGAACTTGAGGGGGGATAGGGTCGTCTCTTTTTGAAAATCATGCTATACTAAACGCAGTTTTGTTTTTTTGTCTGTTGATGCGAATAATACAAAAACACATGAAGCGCGCATTGAAAAACTTCTCTCGTGGATCGATTCTTGCTTATTCACTCATCTTGCTTGGTATTGTGCTGACTGCCTCAATCGGCATGATGTCAGCATCAGTAACGAATCTCAAAACAGTCTCTTTGAGCGATAAATCTATCAATGCCTTCCAGATAGCTGACTCTGGATCGCAGGCAGTTATTAAAGAATTGAAAGCTGCGGCGGATGGAGATAAATTGAGTGATATCGATGGCGGTTCTTGTAATAATAGTACGAAGAGTATCGACAAAGACCTGTTTCTTGAGGGAAGGTACCGAGTGACTTTTTTTGACGCTTCTGATCCAGCTGTTCAGCTTGGTTGTGGTGCAGATGTATCTGATGTTGCCTCTGTAAAATCTGTCGGTACCTATGGCGATACGGCGCGAGCGGTGCAGGTGGTCGTTCAATCGATTAAGCCGATTGGTTGGTGGAAATTTAATAACAATGCGGACGACGAGACAAGTGGCGCAAATGATGGTTCTCTCTCAGGCTCTCCATTGCCAACTTTTGTTGATGCGCCTTCCTTTGCCAATCGCGCTTTGTATATTAATAGCGGATCAGGTGTTGTAACAATTAACAATGAGTCAAATTTTGATTTGCGCCGAACTATCAGCATTTCTTTATGGCTTAAAGCTGATACTCTTCCTCCTGCTGGCTCTATGGCTTCTTTGGTTTCGAAGATGGATTCGTCGGGGACAGTGTCTTCTCGCGCGTATTCCGTGTGGCTCAATGGTTTTGGTTTCGTACATCTTACATCGTCGAATAGCTCTGGAACAGAAGCGTGTACAGATACCGCTGATAGCGTAATCAATCTGAATACATGGTACCATTATGTTGGTGTAATTGATCGAGATAATGGTTCGATGAAGATATATGTTAATGGGGTTTTGCAGACTCCTGGTTCAGCTGCTCATCATTGTGGTAGTTCAGGAACTTTTTCCGCTGGAGATGATGCTGCAGACAATGATGAGCCTGTGAGGGTAGGGGGGGATTTTGGTTCAAGCTATGCTGTATTCGACGGTCAGATAGATGATGTTCGTATTTACAATGGAATTCTTTCTGCATCGGATGTTTCCTCGTTGTATAATAGTGGAAACGGGAGGGAGTAAGATTTCTATGGCATGAGGAATATGCACAATGATATTTCCATCGTCCTCGCTGGTGCGGCGGGGAAGGGGGTGCAGACGGTTGAAGGGATACTCCTCTCGGTTTTGAAGAGTGAGGGATATCCGGTTTTTGCGTCCAAGGAATATATGTCGCGGGTGCGGGGCGGGTCGAACTCAACCGAGATTCGCATTGGAGCAGATAAACCGCGTGCGTATAGGCAATCGATGGATATTTGCTTTCCTTTTGACAGGGCGGCATTTGAGCATTTGCGCCGGAGAATGACGCCGGAGACACTTATTCTGGCAGATGAACGACTGGTGGCAAGCGGGATGGATCATTCGATTGTGCATGTGCCGATTTCATCCCTTGCGACAGAACTGGGAAATCCATTGTTCGAAAACACGGTAGCGGCGGGCGTGATTCTTGGTATTCTCGGCGCGGATATTTCTGGGCTTGATGCCTATCTCCAGACTCGTTTTGCATCGAAGGGGGACAAGGTTGTCGAGGGAAATATTGAAGCGGGAAAGCAGGGCTACAAGATTGGGCAGCACCTTGCCTATACAGAGAATCTTGATTTGAGCATTAGACAAGATGCTCGTATATCAAACGAGGTGATGGTAGATGGGACGGAAGCAATTGCAATGGGAGCAATTGCAGGAGGGTGCAGTTTCATTGCGTCCTATCCCATGTCGCCGTCAACCGGTGTGCTGCAATTTCTTGCCAAATCGGCGGAGACTTTCGGCATTGCCGTTGAGCAGGCGGAAGACGAGATTGCGGCGATTAATATGGGGCTTGGTGCGAGCTATGCTGGTGCGCGCGCCATGGTGACGACCTCTGGCGGCGGCTTTGCGCTTATGTGTGAGAGTGTGAGCCTTGCGGGGATGATGGAATTGCCAATCGTGATTCATATCGCACAGCGCCCGGGACCGGCAACGGGGCTCCCGACGCGGACCGAGCAGGGCGATCTCGAGCTCACGCTCTACGCGGGACACGGCGAGTTTCCGCGCGCGATATTTTCGCCCGGGACGCATGAAGAGGCCTTTGAGACGATGCAACAGGCGTTTCGCATGGCGGAGAAATGGCAGTCGCCGGTTTTCCTCCTCTCTGACCAGTATTTCCTCGACACCGTATCGACCGTGCCTCAGGATGTGTTCGTGGCGACTTCAGAAACGCGAGACATTATCGAAACATCCAAAGACTATGAGCGATATACGCTTACGGAGAATGGAGTTTCGCCACGGGGAATTCCAGGTTGGGGTGAGGGATTGGTAGTAGTCGACAGCGACGAACATACTGAGGATGGGCACCTTACCGAACGTCTCGATATGCGCGTCCTTATGATGGACAAACGTATGAAGAAGCTTGCTGGACTCGCGGCTGATGTCCTCCTGCCAGTTCGTCTCGGTGCCGAAGGTGCAGAGACGATACTTGTTGGCTGGGGGTCGACGCACGGCGCGATTGCCGAGGCACTCGAGAAATCCGGTCGAACAGATATTGCCTATCTTCACTTCAGACAAATCTACCCACTTCCTGTGAATGCGAAAGAACTTTTCAAAAATTCGAAGAACATCCTTGTTATCGAGAATAACTACTCAGGGCAATTTGCAAGCCTCCTCGAAAAGCATGGCATCTCCGTATCGGAGCGAGTAGTGAAATATGATGGCGAACCATTTGGGGTGGAAGAATTGACAGAGAAAATTTCAAGCATTGGCAGTGGACAATAGAACCCTATGGAAACAAAAATTTCCCAAAAATCGTTCGACATGCCGGCGGAGACGGATATTGCCTGGTGCCCGGGGTGTGGGAATTTCCCGCTTCTCACTATTATGAAGATGGCGCTTGCGGAGCTTGATATTGCACCGGAAAAGCTCGTCACCGTCTCCGGTATCGGACAGGCTGCCAAGGCACCACACTATTTCAAGGGCAATGTCTTCAACGGGCTTCATGGACGCGCATTCTCTCCGGCGACAGCGATTAAGGTAGCAAATCCAGAGCTCACCGTCATTGTCGAAACGGGCGATGGCGATGCGTATGGAGAAGGAGGCAATCACTTCACGCATACGATTCGGAGGAATCCAAATATCACAGCGCTTATTCACAACAATATGGTCTATGGACTAACGAAGGGGCAGGCGTCGCCGACGTCGGAAGTGGGTATGAAGACGCCGGTACAGGTGGCAGGGGTTATTCTCGAGCCATTCAATCCGATAGCTTCTGCGATTGCACTCAACTGTTCATTTGTGGCGCGCGCATTTGTGGGCAATGTGCCGCAAGCGAAAGAGATTATCAAAAAAGCTATCCTCCATAAAGGATTTTCGCTCGTGGATATTTTCCAGCCCTGCACGGTGTTCAACAAGATGAATACCTATCAGTGGTTCAAGGAGAAAACGTATGCACTTGAGGATACGCATGATACGCATGATCGCGTCGAAGCATTTCGTCGCGCGACTGAAACAGATCTGCTTCCACTGGGAATTTTTTACGAGAATCCCGATCGAAAAATATTCGAGGAACAACTGGCGAATCATGGAGCACCATTGTATCGGCATCAGGTGAACAGTGATACGTTTCAGGAACTCGTGCGAAGCAAAGTATGAAAGAAAAAAGAGCCGAGAGGCTCTTTTTGAATAGAAGTCCTACTGGATGCGACTCAGTGGATTGAAGAAATCTATGAGCCAGGGGATGCTGATGGCGATGCCGATAAGTGGAAGGAGAAAGAGGATGGTATTTGCGACAGACCTCCAGAAAAGCTGTTTTCGTATTTTCTCGACCGAGTGCCAGATAGTATCAAGCTTCTTGTTCTGCTCCTCGAATTTTTCGCGAATGTCTTGATCCATATATTTTTTGTTTCTATACGAACAGTATACCAAATTTACTCCCGTAGCTCCTATTTTGGAGGTTACTCTGATTGCGAAAGATTATTTTTCTCACATACTTTGCGAATGCTGAACTCATATTTGAAGAGTTTCTTTTCGGAGTCTCGACGTAGACGAGAGAAGACTGTAAGAGTCTGTTAAGAAAGTCTGTTTTTCAGAAAAACAGTGTGAGAAGTACGCCTTTTTGATACTTTTTTAACAGGATCTCATGTAATTTGATATTACTCCATCCCGAGTTCGGCTTTGGCATTTTCGGAAAGACGAGATGGATCCCAAGGAGGATCGAAAGTGAGCTCGACCTCGACAGACTTCACATTGGGAATTGCCAACACCTTTTCTTTCACTTCATTTTCAATGGTCTGAAAGAGCGGGCATCCGATGGTAGTGAGCGTCATGGTGATTTTTATGGCACCCTCTTTTTCACTGACATCGTAAACAAGACCAAGGTCGACAATGGAAACAAATAATTCTGGATCAAGAATCGTCTTGAGTGCTTTGGTAATGGCAGCTTTGCTTGGTTTCTTTGGTGTCATGGTAGTTTTCAAACAAAAAGACGGCACACCCGTCTCTTTGTTCTCTATTTCATGAGGAGTAAAAGATGCTCTCTAATTTGGAAAAACGACTTCGCCCTTCTCGTTCTTTACGGTGATGGCGGAGACAGGGCAGGACTGGGCAGCATTTATGATGGTGTCAGCATCGTCTTGGTCGCAGGTTTCGAGTATGGTTGCCTTGGCGGCGTCATCGAGGACAAAGGTATTTGGAGCGACGCCGACGCATGGCCCGGCACCGATACAGGTATTGGCATCCACTTCGACTGTCCAACCATTTTTCAGAGTAATTGGTCCATGTGGTTTTGCGGCGTCTTTTACATTCGTCATAACATTATTTCTTACGAATTAGTATTATTCAGAGCTTGGTGGAGTGTTTCAATCGAGAGAAATGCGCATTTGGCACGTGCAGGGGAGAGTGTTTCTATGCCAAGCAATTCGGTGATGTCACTTCCAGAAATCTTTAGTGCATCTTCAGGGGAAATTCCCGCGACTTTCTCCGAGAGGAGTGAAGCAGAGGCTTGCGAGAGGGCGCACCCGCTCCCGACCCAACCGATGTTCTCTATTATACCGTTCTTGATGACGATGTCCATGGTGAGAGAATCGCCACAGGAGAGATTCTCTGTTTTGCTTGAGTGTGTCACTTCTTGCAGTCGCCCCACGTGTCGCGGATGGTGATAGTGATCGAGGATAATGTCTTGAGAGTCCATACTATTTCTTTTTTGAGAAAATGAGAAAAGTCTCTTTCATAACTTCTATAGCACGATTGATGTCTTCTTTCGAATTGTATATCGAAAAACTCATTCGCGCGGAGGCGGGGATATTGAGAGCGCTGTGGAGCGGATGTGCGCAGTGAGCTCCGGCGCGAATACAGATATTTTCTCGCGCGAGTGCTTCTGCGAGGTCGTGCGGATGAATACTCGGCAGTGAGAATGAGATGAGACTCCTTTGCATTTCTTTATCATGCGGACCAAGTATGTGGATATCTGGGAAATGTTGGTGGAGTGTTTCGAGCGCGTATCGTGCGAGAGCGTGTTCGTGTTCTTGGATTGCTTCCATGCCAATCGACTGTATATACTCAATAGCGGCGCGGAAGGCGATGATGCCGGAAATGTTTGGCGTGCCGGCTTCAAATCGATAGGGCGGTTTTTTGAATATCGACCCTTCGATACGAGCGTTTTCTACCATATCGCCGCCATATTGGAAGGGCGGAAGCGAATCGAGAAGCGCGTATTTTCCCCAAAGAATACCGACACCGGTTGGGCCAAAACATTTGTGTGCAGAGAGCGCGAGGAAATCAACGCCAAGCGCTTCTACATCGAGCGTCATATGCGAAGCGGCTTGAGCGGCGTCGAGGATGATGCGCGCCTCTGGTGCGAGTGCGCGGACAGTGTTGGCGATGGCTCGGACCGGAGCGAGAGAACCGAGCACATTTGAAATGAGTGGAAAGGCGAATATTTTCGTGTCTTTATCGACGAAGGATTTGAGTATCTCTTGGTTGATATCTCCCGATTCCGAAACAGGCATGACTTTGAATTGTGTGCCGGTTCGAAATGCCAGAGCCTGCCAGGGAAGGAAATTCGCATGATGATCCATGCTGGTGACGACGACAGAGTCTTTCTTTGAGAGGGTATTTTCGAGAGTGTATGAGAGGAGATTGATAGCCTCGGTTGTTCCCTTTGTGAAGACAATTTCGTTCCTTTCTGCGCCAATCCACTCTGCAACCGCATCGCGGGTTTTTTCGTATTCTCTCGTTGCGCGTTCGGAGAGTTCGTACAAACCGCGTGATATATTTGCCGGATATTTC
Proteins encoded:
- a CDS encoding ABC transporter ATP-binding protein, which translates into the protein MSEPIIAINRLRVIYNQGKSNEVRALEETNLEIYPEEYIIIYGPSGCGKSTLLYSISGLQKPTYGDVIVKQKPLSKMTVREELEFHQMWIGMVFQAFYLIPSLNIVENVCLPKTFRGENVASRRKDGIKLLRRFGIAEQMDKFPSQLSGGQKQRVAIARSLVNNPEIILADEPVGNLDSESAQNVLEILKELNDIDKKTIIMVTHNAEHLPYADRVIYMKDGRIEKEVIQKDKRKIEVKKPEQEVVEDNLPPELKMLMGSFRSLSSQQMNVLLIPFKAKQLLAHVLSNLTEEQLASAESFLKEYLFNNIDREQFSNKLDLDPEKGGGGWNKKQARNFSDRIETLVMQSKSVSDNPDRAHTALAEYLSEQFKIKLSGVALDRFRAALKLRIDNRINRAELEKRLDAPKTLGGVGLYSNTADRVVREVEIIMLLKYS
- a CDS encoding response regulator; the protein is MRIKRKDVSVLIVDDDQSTREVYRDLLKLAGFSIIESPNGKDALAKFKKHLPQVVFTGIDLPESDGFSLITNIRASDLSQPFFIVNSHNDRQIDRAKAVEFNVDGFFVRGFSAPKNVIDLIMALTKNRSVHHSWGADPIFWDRSRFEGVTEKYGMKLFLISAIAIFSALLIALFVRSR
- a CDS encoding glutaredoxin gives rise to the protein MRWRIKFRHFAIAVSLIAWPLVGMFSAVSIAHADDPLVIEVLERSDCAHCQEEKNFLSNLAAHRDDFSVKLFDIDGEGKDLFNRITALERLPKATPVTIVGGTILQGFDTAETTGRRIEALLDASKGKEQITFEQYLVADRDHRASKAEQVVGGSCADGTTCALPNTESYLVSIPFVGKTVDISQFSLPTLSVVLGFVDGFNPCAMWVLVTFLILLAQTGSRKKLLQVAGLFIVAETVMYYLILNVWFTTWNFIGLDRIVTPIVGIVATGGGVFFLYEWYKSLGTKMACQIVDAENRSKIVQKIKAFITGDFTVLAALGIIGLAFTVNIIEFACSIGIPQAFTKIIELNHLGFWQTQSLMAIYIFFYMIDDLLVFGLAIWGFEKMHLTEKYSQWSAFIGGVLMLVLGYLLMFRPDIISRLG
- a CDS encoding DsbA family protein — encoded protein: MEKEQQETPIRRRRSEGSLVASSMWGAGILVSIAIVAGSTAITFAILKSSLFTSLDAAQSGTVTAPTAGNQGSQPAANAPAPAPTPAAKTVATASMGTSPVLGNPKTAKVAIVEWTDLECPFCKQFHEQTFDSIVKDYVDTGKILFVVRNYPLDFHGDASIKEANAALCVREAAGDKAYFSFVNDVYTTTGTNGKGMPDETLANLATKAGGKSLASCMDSRKFKSVIDADLQEGTTSGISGTPGFVIGKIGSNGSVEGELISGAMPYAEFKKAIDTALGA
- the xseA gene encoding exodeoxyribonuclease VII large subunit yields the protein MFMLPFDVTDEEGRDEPLAVGAFLDVLNESFVGMRLSLRGEVSGVEDRRNVIYFSLKDADGEAMLSCLIFRNDFLLHGVTLEEGQEIIVEGVPNIWKPRGRLSFRVSVMRLAGMGALKRAYDELRLKLEREGIFLPEKKRAIPPFPRRVALITSREGAAIGDFAANLGRYGFSITLFDAHVEGKRSVGDILEGIAFFNQHPEDWDVLVIIRGGGSLESLEAFNSERVVRAIAESVIPTLAGIGHEKDVSLAALAADVMVSTPTATAKALSVSEEEAREKLALFARSILENFQGGIFDVAERIREYSNTLRRASERVVAPIREIDRVGIRLSSTFSSWCERARTEQLHISRALLRFATVSAMQKRLDAVASRIEMGNPKHFLERGYSVLRKNGRVVRNVSDVAVGEVFEALLVDGSIEANVTDIRRNKK
- a CDS encoding exodeoxyribonuclease VII small subunit — translated: MKKTDAVSIDETLKKLEQIAVWFETQSEPNLEEGLKRIEEAAVLLEASRKRLGEIENRFDEVKKKMD